In Aspergillus oryzae RIB40 DNA, chromosome 6, one genomic interval encodes:
- a CDS encoding putative amino acid permease (amino acid transporters), with translation MSSEHHNTAAPGLLSTTDNDSEAHSCSHSRSETQSLFNSYGAVKPNQVTLIVLISYTIVGILVYHVLCALAEVASPGPSTVADHAAKFCDPSLGFTIEWIYWLKLLVVTPNQLTAAALVVSYWLDADIVNPGIWITVFMLIILGVNYWGSRFMSQYEFILSSFKITVVLALMVFSLVLALGGGPDHDRIGFRYWETPRAFAGDHTATGILRAICRTMPSATFAYLGSELIGINILRTRNTRKTALHATKLTFYRILVINIVTVTFIGMLVPFDAKELEFARVKTSSRLYARATFPGDKQPTASSAAAFVVAVQIAHIAVMPHILNACFLLFILSAANHSLYMATRTLYGLSLSRNAFAFLSHLDRRGTPIYTLFVCSAVASLAYLNIQEDSKCLFNHFVNLITMFSILTWISILVVHLTFARFPKAKAEANPLTFRAPFGVAGSWAALAFCVFITAMRGFDTVDSDGGPNKVDYKAIITSYVGIPLYLLLFIGHKLYIKNRKCQLDIEPIEMVS, from the exons ATGTCATCCGAGCATCACAACACCGCAGCCCCCGGCTTATTATCAACCACCGACAATGACAGCGAAGCTCACAGCTGCTCACATAGTCGTAGTGAAACACAAAGCCTCTTCAATTCCTACGGAGCCGTAAAGCCAAACCAGGTAACGCTGATCG TTCTCATTTCATATACGATCGTTGGCATCTTGGTTTACCATGTCCTATGCGCCCTAGCAGAGGTGGCCTCTCCAGGGCCATCGACGGTTGCTGATCATGCTGCGAAGTTTTGTGACCCATCTCTTGGTTTCACAATAGAGTGGAT ATACTGGCTGAAGCTTTTGGTGGTCACACCTAACCAATTGACAGCGGCAGCTCTGGTAGTGTCATATTGGCTGGATGCCGACATTGTCAATCCTGGCATATGGATAACTGTCTTCATGTTAATCATACTTGGTGTGAACTATTGGGGCAGTCGATTTATGAGCCAATATGAGTTCATTCTATCTTCTTTCAAAATCACGGTGGTGCTTGCGCTTATGGTCTTTTCCCTGGTTCTAGCGCTAGGAGGCGGCCCAGATCACGACAGGATAGGATTTCGATACTGGGAAACTCCACGTGCCTTTGCCGGCGACCATACAGCTACTGGAATACTTCGCGCTATATGTCGGACGATGCCTTCCGCCACCTTTGCATATCTAGGAAGTGAATTGATTGGCATCAATATCCTGCGTACAAGGAATACGCGAAAGACTGCGCTGCACGCAACCAAGCTAACGTTTTACCGCATACTGGTTATCAACATCGTTACCGTTACCTTCATTGGTATGTTGGTTCCATTTGATGCCAAGGAGCTGGAATTTGCTAGGGTAAAAACAAGCTCGAGACTATATGCGAGAGCTACTTTCCCTGGAGACAAACAGCCTACCGCTTCCTCAGCTGCCGCTTTTGTGGTGGCGGTTCAGATAGCCCACATAGCTGTGATGCCGCATATCCTCAATGCGTGCTTCCTTTTGTTCATACTATCCGCAGCAAACCATTCCCTCTATATGGCAACACGAACTCTCTACGGCTTATCCCTTTCACGAAACGCTTTTGCCTTCCTGTCTCATCTTGACCGTAGGGGAACTCCGATCTATACTCTCTTCGTTTGCTCAGCGGTCGCCTCGCTGGCTTACTTGAATATCCAGGAAGATTCAAAATGTCTCTTTAACCACTTCGTGAACTTGATTACCATGTTCAGCATTCTCACCTGGATCTCGATTCTTGTGGTCCACCTTACCTTCGCGAGGTTCCCAAAGGCAAAAGCTGAGGCTAACCCGCTCACCTTCAGGGCTCCATTTGGGGTCGCTGGATCATGGGCAGCACTAGCGTTCTGTGTTTTTATCACGGCAATGAGGGGTTTTGACACGGTGGACTCTGATGGCGGTCCTAACAAGGTTGATTATAAGGCTATCATCACATCATACGTTGGGATCCCGCTGTATTTGTTGCTGTTCATTGGTCATAAACTTTATATCAAAAACAGAAAATGTCAGTTGGATATAGAACCAATTGAAATGGTATCATAG
- a CDS encoding aromatic alcohol reductase (predicted protein), producing the protein MSKTKVLLVGAAGETGGSIANGLLENPIFELYALVRPRSVQKPAIVSLQDRGMQIRRCDLKGPEESLTEALEGIDVVISCVGPAEQQDQIPLAKAAKRAGVKRFVPCGFITVAPPGGIMWLRDEKETVYNHVKQLRLPYTIIDVGWWYQLSYPRLESGRADYAMTSANNEIVGDGNTPMGLTDLRDIGRYVARIIDDERTLNKMVYAYNTVKTQNEIYDLLEEISEEKIQRNHVSRLDAVAHRDIC; encoded by the exons ATGTCGAAAACAAAGGTTTTGCTTGTCGGAGCAGCGGGTGAAACTGGTGGTTCGATTGCAAATGGACTTCTGGAAAATCCAATCTTT GAACTCTACGCCCTCGTCCGCCCCCGGTCGGTACAGAAGCCCGCCATCGTTTCCCTCCAAGATCGCGGCATGCAAATCCGCAGATGCGATCTAAAAGGCCCTGAAGAATCTCTTACAGAGGCACTCGAGGGAATCGATGTCGTCATCAGCTGTGTTGGTCCTGCCGAGCAGCAGGATCAAATTCCTCTTGCCAAAGCTGCGAAGAGGGCCGGAGTTAAGCGATTCGTTCCATGTGGTTTCATCACCGTGGCACCCCCTGGTGGTATCATGTGGCTGAGGGACGAA aaagaaacagTCTACAACCATGTTAAACAACTGCGCCTTCCCTACACCATCATCGATGTCGGCTGGTGGTACCAACTTTCGTATCCCCGCCTGGAGTCCGGAAGAGCCGACTATGCTATGACTTCCGCCAATAACGAAATCGTCGGCGATGGCAACACCCCTATGGGTTTGACCGATTTAAGAGACATTGGACGCTATGTTGCCAGAATCATCGATGACGAGCGGACATTGAACAAGATGGTCTATGCATACAACACCGTTAAGACACAGAACGAGATCTACGACTTATTGGAGGAGATCAGCGAAGAGAAAATCCAAAGGAATCACGTAAGTCGCTTGGACGCTGTCGCACATCGCGACATTTGCTGA
- a CDS encoding RNA dependent RNA polymerase (predicted protein): MAFPHTPKRGKDLFQLIDKLNEQFGLDIPNPKIHSPSLEPDRKSLRWRVHLGIKRLHYDRNANINETLNNFEDVSESERDERLIYLAKLIRDELYILTKGSYSPFFKGLDGIPEKATEQSSPSKGLKRRMSEEEDEFRTAPNSPVNYPVQGSTLEDAFDLVNDGEGYSLDPGPAQVFKSPKVNATRGPSAFVQRLTAPDKFRRYDAVPPTQDDPNVSFATTEPTSIFDSRDDRIDTSFISTITDATVPMCDSDYEDSVVNHMLSQELKMALERSQLMDETIVHEPPESVEQRLIDDLLHYGPFAQTYSFPGSIPLRYRYELERIGRAWNISSDRMLAGNSISFKTRDGFWEWIKGHNQRNGKPLPEKPTTKAWDSAIGSFKTDKHSEVVVLTGDLEWCSEHEPGIFKMNLNPLKTERTCRFHRRFGSDRFLSLTMPAPSRPPRHFPLPSDPSLLRETIALWLTQNVHRCLGRIWKPFFVEEIKSKRKVKAEPKFRVDFFAIDGVDFNKNTHIPPIPLARQNSESHTPMSLDSLLNWHMSRDDNIKQANCKLFQRISLGLSKTFATVALKPSQILPLEEPEGTPVMNDGCALMSRGLASRICDSLGITGATPSAFQGRIAGAKGLWMVDKHNSTISTESDVWIQISDSQLKIKPHPAGWQEPVDEEKLTFEVVKWSKPLHTVDLNTQLLAILEHGGQIKEYVAGLTRAGIRAVCEDFATVVQSDSPVLCRSLIQKMKPSAESSSAAMLHKVRRMEEWMADDAEAVVRLTEAGFAPRTFRPLRKRLRKCLIGLLDQYVEQLHIEVPLSTYAFCIADPYRVLKEDEVHFGFSSNWRDPEGQFEDNLLDGMDVLVARLPAHVPSDIQRRRAVWKPELRHFKDVIVFPTVGTTPLAHMLSGGDYDGDTTWVCWDQNIVQKFRNSDLSTMEYPAEHFGLEEHNVPMKDIDSWDEFLQSTFTFNLTMSNLGRCTVEHEKISYDESIDSPNAKELACLLSHLVDGRKGGVRLSEQAWRAYRKRVSPRARDVPAYKNPSRRPKLTNIIDYLRFEVAQKEKDNVLRLLEGSLAKAGTTYEHDRDLTKPWDEAREQAEEDRREGGQLHVILKNVAQEIDDLFDRWTRSVTGENSFSAVSLEIADQAKAIPPPEGDHPMILVWRYSNDAWLQLLASYLYKKRPESSFVLYAFGETLCELKASSVPSRSVVNEILACYRVNQKVVARLTARDTVEDEDSDDGNEYEGADAIAMLQATKLSGGYYDWDDDLSVE; this comes from the exons ATGGCGTTTCCTCACACCCCtaagagagggaaggattTATTCCAATTGATCGACAAACTTAACGAGCAATTTGGTTTAGATATCCCTAACCCAAAGATTCACTCACCATCTCTTGAGCCTGATAGAAAGTCGCTCAGGTGGCGCGTGCATTTGGGCATCAAACGGCTTCACTACGACCGGAATGCCAACATAAATGAGACTCTCAACAATTTCGAGGA TGTGTCCGAGTCGGAGCGAGACGAGCGTCTCATATACTTAGCAAAACTGATCAGGGATgaattgtatatattgacCAAGGGTTCCTATTCACCTTTCTTCAAAGGACTTGATGGGATCCCTGAAAAAGCCACAGAACAATCAAGCCCATCGAAAGGgttgaaaagaaggatgtctgaggaggaggacgaatTCCGCACTGCCCCAAATTCTCCGGTAAACTATCCTGTGCAGGGATCTACTCTGGAGGACGCGTTTGATCTGGTCAATGATGGGGAGGGGTATAGTTTAGATCCAGGGCCAGCTCAGGTTTTCAAAAGCCCTAAAGTTAATGCTACAAGGGGACCATCCGCATTTGTCCAAAGGTTAACGGCACCTGACAAGTTTCGACGATACGATGCAGTGCCACCTACACAGGACGACCCAAACGTTAGTTTCGCAACCACCGAGCCGACATCTATTTTTGATTCTCGCGATGACCGAATTGATACCTCGTTTATATCAACCATTACGGACGCTACTGTGCCCATGTGTGACTCGGACTACGAAGATTCGGTGGTGAATCATATGCTCAGCCAGGAGCTGAAAATGGCACTTGAAAGGTCACAACTCATGGACGAGACTATTGTTCATGAGCCTCCCGAATCTGTTGAGCAGCGACTGATAGATGACCTCCTTCACTACGGGCCATTTGCGCAAACATATTCCTTTCCGGGCTCAATACCCTTACGATATCGGTACGAGTTGGAGAGGATAGGTAGAGCCTGGAATATTTCCTCTGACCGCATGCTGGCTGGTAACAGCATATCCTTCAAAACACGCGATGGCTTCTGGGAATGGATCAAGGGCCACAACCAACGCAATGGGAAGCCACTCCCAGAAAAGCCGACCACGAAAGCTTGGGATTCTGCTATTGGGAGCTTCAAGACAGATAAGCATTCAGAAGTGGTTGTCCTTACGGGCGATCTAGAATGGTGCAGCGAACATGAACCAGGCATTTTCAAGATGAACTTGAATCCACTGAAGACCGAGAGGACATGTCGATTCCATCGCCGTTTTGGATCAGACAGATTTCTTAGCTTGACAATGCCTGCGCCGTCGCGCCCCCCGCGCCATTTCCCATTGCCATCGGACCCTTCTCTGCTGCGAGAAACTATAGCCCTATGGCTGACACAGAATGTTCACCGGTGTCTGGGAAGGATATGGAAGCCCTTCTTTGTAGAAGAGATCAAGTCGAAACGCAAAGTGAAGGCAGAGCCGAAGTTCAGGGTGGACTTCTTCGCGATTGATGGCGTGGACTTTAATAAGAACACGCACATACCTCCCATACCTCTCGCGAGACAAAATAGTGAGAGCCACACCCCCATGAGCTTGGACTCCCTGCTCAACTGGCATATGTCGCGAGACGATAATATAAAGCAGGCAAACTGCAAACTGTTCCAGCGTATCTCATTGGGGCTTTCGAAGACCTTCGCGACTGTTGCCTTGAAGCCATCGCAGATTCTTCCTCTAGAAGAACCCGAAGGCACACCGGTAATGAATGATGGTTGCGCGCTGATGTCTAGGGGTCTAGCCAGCCGGATATGTGACTCTTTAGGCATTACTGGAGCCACCCCTAGTGCATTTCAGGGCAGAATTGCTGGGGCCAAGGGTCTGTGGATGGTAGATAAGCACAACTCTACTATCTCAACAGAGAGTGACGTGTGGATTCAGATATCTGATTCGCAGTTGAAAATCAAGCCGCACCCGGCGGGTTGGCAAGAGCCtgtagatgaagagaagctcACATTTGAAGTTGTAAAATGGTCCAAGCCCTTACATACGGTGGACCTGAACACCCAACTTCTGGCTATTCTAGAGCACGGAGGGCAGATTAAAGAATACGTCGCCGGTCTCACACGAGCTGGGATCAGAGCGGTATGTGAAGACTTTGCTACTGTCGTCCAGTCAGACAGTCCCGTTCTCTGTCGCAGTCTAATACAAAAGATGAAGCCATCAGCAGAAAGCAGTAGCGCTGCAATGCTTCACAAGGTCAGACGCATGGAGGAATGGATGGCCGACGATGCGGAGGCTGTTGTTCGACTGACAGAGGCAGGCTTTGCACCTCGAACTTTCCGCCCTCTTCGGAAGCGTCTGAGGAAATGTCTAATAGGTCTGCTAGATCAATATGTAGAACAACTGCATATTGAAGTACCTCTTTCCACCTATGCTTTTTGCATCGCAGACCCATATAGGGTCCtgaaagaggatgaagttCACTTTGGCTTCTCCAGTAACTGGCGTGATCCTGAAGGCCAATTCGAAGACAATCTACTCGACGGTATGGACGTTCTTGTAGCTCGGCTCCCCGCACATGTGCCGTCTGATATCCAGCGACGAAGAGCTGTGTGGAAGCCAGAGCTCCGGCATTTCAAAGATGTTATCGTTTTCCCTACTGTTGGGACAACGCCACTGGCGCACATGTTATCCGGTGGTGATTACGACGGTGATACAACGTGGGTTTGCTGGGACCAAAATATTGTCCAGAAGTTTCGTAATTCCGACCTATCCACCATGGAATACCCTGCGGAGCACTTTGGTCTTGAGGAACATAACGTGCCAATGAAAGATATTGACTCATGGGACGAGTTTCTTCAAAGCACTTTTACGTTCAATTTAACCATGTCTAATCTGGGAAGGTGTACTGTCGAGCACGAGAAGATATCCTACGACGAATCGATCGACTCGCCGAATGCCAAAGAGCTCGCCTGTCTCCTCAGTCATTTGGTGGACGGTCGTAAAGGAGGGGTCCGCTTATCAGAACAGGCGTGGCGAGCATATCGCAAAAGGGTTAGCCCTAGGGCACGGGATGTGCCTGCGTACAAGAACCCCAGCCGAAGACCCAAGCTCACCAATATAATAGACTATCTACGCTTCGAAGTTgctcagaaagagaaggataatgTTCTAAGGCTATTGGAGGGGTCATTAGCTAAAGCGGGGACCACGTACGAGCATGATAGAGATCTTACCAAGCCGTGGGACGAGGCACGGGAGCAGGCCGAGGAAGACCGACGTGAAGGTGGACAACTTCATGTGATTTTGAAAAATGTCGCCCAAGAAATTGATGATCTTTTCGACAGATGGACCCGCTCGGTCACTGGCGAAAACTCATTCTCGGCTGTCTCGTTGGAGATCGCTGATCAGGCTAAAGCCATCCCACCACCCGAGGGTGATCACCCTATGATCCTTGTCTGGCGATATAGTAACGATGCGTGGCTCCAATTGCTTGCTTCGTACTTGTACAAGAAGCGTCCCGAATCAAGCTTTGTCCTATATGCCTTTGGAGAAACACTCTGCGAATTAAAAGCCAGTAGTGTACCGTCACGATCAGTGGTGAATGAAATTCTAGCTTGTTACCGGGTTAATCAGAAGGTGGTTGCAAGGTTGACAGCCAGAGACAcggtggaagatgaagacagtGATGATGGCAATGAATATGAAGGCGCAGATGCTATAGCGATGCTTCAGGCAACAAAACTTTCTGGGGGGTATTATGACTGGGACGATGATCTCTCCGTGGAGTGA
- a CDS encoding uncharacterized protein (predicted protein), translating into MRFLQLLAVSLAAGMLPVRASSCRPFPSSVIEFSYGFKQPDPPILKAEFEASFIQHKWNQNLTHITNGFIYNSPSQNSVRVDEAFDGSLTSSFFNYANTTKENLVENTLTTFSHKSNKTTVWKGFVNSGFPLFPEDILVRYGAVFGGLVRRRFHEDLVAASCH; encoded by the exons ATGCGCTTCCTTCAACTACTCGCCGTGTCGCTTGCCGCTGGCATGCTGCCAGTGAGAGCTTCAAGTTGCCGtccattcccttcttcgGTGATCGAATTCTCTTATGGGTTCAAACAGCCAGATCCTCCTATCTTAAAGGCTGAGTTTGAGGCCAGCTTTATTCAGCACAAGTG GAATCAAAACCTGACACACATCACGAATGGTTTCATCTATAATTCGCCATCTCAGAATTCCGTTCGTGTTGATGAAGCCTTCGATGGTAGCCTGACCTCGTCCTTCTTCAATTACGCAAACACTACCAAGGAAAATTTGGTGGAGAACACTTTGACCACTTTTAGCCACAAATCAAACAAGACAACTGTATGGAAGGGATTCGTCAACTCGggctttcctttgttccCTGAAGATATACTAGTCCGGTATGGTGCTGTTTTTGGCGGACTGGTCCGGCGACGATTCCATGAGGACCTCGTGGCAGCT AGTTGTCACTGa
- a CDS encoding putative clock controled protein (Ccg-8) (predicted protein), with protein sequence MPSRRGRSSSDLSMGEPLPPYDDQTSPSYEEVGRPNSSRPNPTWQSRLVISTSGLGVAMSEESLRSLQYCLTWLRWANGRLGKAIVALQGALKEWDNAKKDNDTSQDTSLLSQRIQAVREDVLSTLKQVVDVVSKYAGGALPENARNLVRRHLTSLPHRFQVASTSNPPPDSSAASSDATIGAHRILVLAQEGLDMMAQVSGVVNDTLVSAELWCERLGKKRPDGKPQNEAKQPESHNASSFPPDVKQPIRESSQDVPMTGTEEKV encoded by the coding sequence ATGCCGTCTCGTCGCGGGCGTAGCTCCTCCGACCTGTCCATGGGCGAGCCCCTCCCGCCGTATGACGACCAGACGTCGCCCAGCTACGAGGAGGTTGGTCggccaaattcttcccgACCGAACCCCACCTGGCAAAGTCGATTGGTGATTTCCACCTCGGGATTGGGTGTTGCCATGAGCGAGGAGTCCCTCCGCAGCTTGCAGTATTGTTTGACCTGGTTGCGATGGGCAAACGGACGGCTGGGCAAAGCCATCGTGGCCTTGCAGGGCGCCCTGAAGGAATGGGATAATGCCAAGAAGGATAACGATACTAGCCAGGATACCTCCTTGCTGTCCCAGCGTATCCAGGCTGTCAGGGAGGACGTCTTATCAACCTTGAAGCAGGTTGTAGATGTCGTCTCCAAGTATGCCGGAGGCGCGCTGCCAGAGAATGCCCGGAACTTAGTCCGCCGACACCTTACTTCCCTGCCGCATCGGTTCCAGGTAGCTTCGACGTCGAACCCTCCACCGGATTCTAGTGCGGCATCCTCTGACGCCACGATCGGCGCTCATCGCATCTTGGTTCTGGCGCAGGAAGGTCTAGACATGATGGCGCAGGTGAGCGGAGTGGTGAATGATACGCTCGTTAGCGCGGAGCTTTGGTGCGAGCGGTTGGGCAAGAAGCGGCCCGACGGCAAGCCCCAGAACGAAGCTAAACAGCCCGAGTCGCACAATGCGTCGTCGTTTCCGCCTGATGTGAAGCAGCCTATCCGCGAGTCATCCCAGGACGTCCCAATGACCGggacagaagagaaggtataG
- a CDS encoding uncharacterized protein (predicted protein), with translation MSHRGMLSLCRDNDDRDELKKWMWGLRKYEEIERMAGKSDLQIPDFSIPDKAPWPDDCDLMEHEEGLWRKWEPSRQRQVQRSKFKWKKIMKEREKQRQSHFVQLRLAHQKCKVQKVNIYWGRGILREVALDSPW, from the coding sequence ATGTCTCATCGGGGGATGTTGAGTCTTTGTCGCGACAACGATGACCGGgatgaattgaagaaatggatGTGGGGGCTGAGGAAGTATGAAGAGATCGAGCGCATGGCAGGGAAGTCAGACCTGCAAATACCTGACTTCAGCATACCAGATAAGGCACCGTGGCCTGACGACTGCGACTTGATGGAACATGAAGAGGGATTGTGGCGAAAGTGGGAACCGAGTCGACAGAGGCAGGTGCAGAGATCGAAGttcaagtggaagaagatcatgaaggaaCGTGAAAAGCAGAGACAGTCACATTTCGTACAGCTACGGCTGGCGCACCAGAAATGCAAGGTGCAAAAGGTGAACATCTACTGGGGTCGGGGAATACTCCGAGAGGTGGCACTGGACTCGCCGTGGTGA